One part of the Salmo salar chromosome ssa10, Ssal_v3.1, whole genome shotgun sequence genome encodes these proteins:
- the zgc:109982 gene encoding uncharacterized protein LOC553564 homolog (The RefSeq protein has 1 substitution compared to this genomic sequence) yields the protein MNQKTVLITGCSSGIGLALAVRIANDEKKRFIVYATMRNLGKAEALVEAAGRTLGKTLMIKQLDVCNEDSIKACVASLPDGKLDILISNAGMGLVGPIECQSMEEMKAVMDTNFFGLVRLLKEILPDMKKRKSGHIVVISSVMGIQGILFNDIYAASKFAVEGFCESMAIQAMRFNLNISLIEPGPVVTEFEQKVYEEAMKTDLSKADKMTADMFTNIYMKNSKQIYESLGQTPEDIAEHTHKIITMDNPPFRHQTNTLYTPMTTLKYADPNGDLPIDTFYKMVFEHDKVFNASLNFVKLLRWRTRKSFTIDKDKSNS from the exons ATGAACCAGAAGACTGTCCTCATCACAGGTTGCTCCTCAGGCATCGGCCTGGCCCTGGCTGTACGCATCGCCAATGATGAAAAGAAGAGGTTCATTG TGTATGCCACAATGAGGAACCTGGGTAAGGCAGAGGCACTTGTGGAGGCGGCAGGCAGGACTCTGGGCAAGACCCTGGTGATTAAACAACTGGATGTGTGCAATGAAGACTCCATCAAAGCATGTGTGGCCAGCCTACCGGATGGCAAGCTAGACATACTCA TCAGCAATGCTGGGATGGGTCTGGTAGGCCCCATAGAGTGTCAGTCTATGGAGGAGATGAAGGCTGTCATGGATACAAACTTCTTTGGTCTAGTGAGACTCCTCAAAGAGATCCTGCCAGacatgaagaagaggaagagcgGCCATATTGTTGTGATCAGCAGTGTCATGGGCATACAGG GTATATTATTCAACGATATCTACGCAGCATCCAAGTTTGCTGTGGAGGGTTTCTGTGAAAGCATGGccatccaagccatgaggtttaaTCTGAA TATAAGTTTGATTGAGCCAGGCCCTGTGGTGACGGAGTTTGAGCAGAAGGTCTATGAGGAGGCCATGAAGACAGACCTCTCCAAAGCTGACAAAATGACAGCAGATATGTTTACCAACATCTATATGAAGAACTCCAAGCAGATCTATGAAAGCCTTGGACAGACACCTGAGGACATAGCAGAG CACACACACAAGATCATCACCATGGACAACCCTCCGTTCCGGCACCAGACCAACACCTTGTACACCCCCATGACCACCCTGAAGTATGCTGATCCAAACGGAGACCTTCCCATCGACACCTTCTACAAGATGGTGTTTGAGCACGACAAGGTCTTCAATGCCAGCCTCAACTTCGTCAAGCTGCTACGCTGGAGGACCCGCAAGAGCTTCACTATAGATAAGGACAAGAGCAATTCTTAG
- the LOC106560324 gene encoding protein Dr1 produces the protein MASSSGNDDDLTIPRAAINKMIKETLPNVRVANDARELVVNCCTEFIHLISSEANEICNKSEKKTISPEHVINALESLGFASYITEVKDVLQECKTVALKRRKANSRLENLGIPEEELLRQQQELFAKARQQQAELAQQEWLQMQQAAQQAQLAAASASTGQQAGSSQDEDDEDDM, from the exons ATGGCTTCTTCGTCGGGAAACGATGACGACCTCACCATTCCCAGGGCAGCCATCAACAAAATGATCAAAGAAACTCTTCCCAACGTACGGGTTGCCAACGATGCAAGAGAACTTGTTGTGAACTGCTGCACAGAGTTCATACATCTAATCTCATCAGAGGCGAATGAAATATGTAACAAGTCTGAAAAGAAGACCATATCACCTGAACATGTCATTAATG CACTTGAAAGCCTGGGTTTTGCGTCGTACATCACAGAGGTGAAGGATGTCCTGCAGGAGTGTAAAACAGTAGCACTTAAAAGGAGGAAGGCCAACTCTCGCCTGGAAAACCTGGGCATCCCAGAGGAAGAGCTCCTCAGACAACAGCAGGAACTATTTGCTAAG GCACGGCAGCAGCAGGCCGAGCTGGCCCAGCAGGAGTGGCTCCAGATGCAGCAAGCTGCCCAGCAGGCCCAGTTGGCTGCAGCATCCGCCAGCACTGGACAGCAGGCTGGCTCCTCccaggatgaggatgatgaggatgacatGTGA